The genomic stretch TCGAGAGGATCGCGTTCTGCGCCTCGCTCTGCAGCGACTCGAGTTCGGTCTGGTTGTTGTCCTCGGCCGCGGTGGCCGCGTCGAAGATGTTCTGCGCGACGATCGTCGCGCGCGCCGACTCGGCCTCGATCTGGTCACGGCGCTGCGAGTAGACGTTGTTCGAGATGCTCACCATGACCGCGGTGCCGATCACGGCGACGGCGAGCCCGGTGGTCGCGACGGTGATCGCGGCGGACCGGACCATCAGCGAGCGACGCCAGAGGTACGCGATCCCGCGCCAGATCCGGCGGAGCCAGGTGCGGACCCGCCGGCGCACGCGGCGGAACGGCGCCGGGGCCGACGACGACGGCACGGACGTCAGCTCTGCGCGCCGGCCCGGTACCCGACCCCGCGGACGGTGGTCACGATGCGCGGGTTGTCCGGGTCGTGCTCGATCTTGGCGCGGAGGCGCTGCACGTGCACGTTCACCAGGCGGGTGTCCGCCTTGTAGTGGTAGCCCCAGACCTGCTCGAGGAGCATCTCGCGCGTGAACACCTGGCTGGGCTTCTCGGCGAGCGCCCGGAGCAGGTCGAACTCCAGCGGGGTGAGGGCGATGGCGGCGTCGCCCCGGCGGACCTCGTGGCCGGGGACGTCGACGACCAGGTCACCGACGTGCAGGACGGTCGCGTCGGTCGCGGTCGGCCGCAGGCGGGTCCGGATCCGGGCGACGAGCTCCTTCGGGTTGAACGGCTTCACGACGTAGTCGTCGGCACCGTTCTCGAGCCCGGCGACGACGTCGGCGGTGTCGCCCTTGGCGGTGAGCATGATGATCGGGGTGCCGCTCTCGGCCCGGATCCGTCGGCACACCTCGATGCCGTCGATACCGGGCAGCATGACGTCGAGCAGCACGAGGTCGGGCTTCGTCGCGTGGAACGCCTCGACGGCGTCGTTGCCGTCGGCACTGAAGTCGGGCTCGTAACCCTCCGACCGGAGGACGATGCCGATCATCTCGGCGAGGGCCTGGTCGTCGTCGACGACGAGGATGCGCGGTGTCATGGGATGCGGACTCCGGAGGG from Curtobacterium sp. MCLR17_032 encodes the following:
- the mtrA gene encoding MtrAB system response regulator MtrA, with product MTPRILVVDDDQALAEMIGIVLRSEGYEPDFSADGNDAVEAFHATKPDLVLLDVMLPGIDGIEVCRRIRAESGTPIIMLTAKGDTADVVAGLENGADDYVVKPFNPKELVARIRTRLRPTATDATVLHVGDLVVDVPGHEVRRGDAAIALTPLEFDLLRALAEKPSQVFTREMLLEQVWGYHYKADTRLVNVHVQRLRAKIEHDPDNPRIVTTVRGVGYRAGAQS